The following coding sequences lie in one Metallumcola ferriviriculae genomic window:
- a CDS encoding M67 family metallopeptidase has product MVKLSRAQYDQLVKQARDEFPLECCGLLAGRKIQEEIIVNKIFPGRNMDQSSEHFTMDPKEQFAALKEMRNEGLELVGNYHSHPYTPSRPSEEDKRLAYDPGILYAIISLKEKEPVLNFFKIATGEFVEELEYLLT; this is encoded by the coding sequence ATAGTGAAGCTGTCAAGAGCGCAATATGACCAATTGGTAAAACAGGCAAGAGATGAATTTCCACTGGAGTGCTGCGGGTTGTTGGCGGGCAGAAAAATCCAGGAAGAAATTATTGTTAATAAAATTTTCCCGGGGAGAAATATGGACCAAAGCAGTGAACATTTTACCATGGATCCGAAAGAACAATTCGCGGCACTGAAGGAAATGAGAAACGAGGGTCTTGAATTAGTTGGAAATTATCATTCTCATCCTTATACGCCTTCCAGACCGTCGGAAGAAGATAAACGGCTGGCGTATGATCCCGGCATACTTTACGCAATCATTTCATTAAAGGAAAAAGAACCGGTACTTAATTTCTTTAAAATAGCTACTGGTGAATTTGTGGAGGAACTTGAATACTTATTGACCTAG
- the thrB gene encoding homoserine kinase produces MVRVRVPATTANMGPGFDTIGMALELYNYLEMDVIPSGLEFDISGEGSESIPRDETNVVYQAAVRVFEKNGDEPTGLKIKQENQIPASRGMGSSAAAIVAGMVAANELAGGKLTEGQLLELAVAMEGHPDNVAPAMLGGVVVSAVLDERLFYRKIKPPQQLSMVLAVPDFTLSTSIARDVLPLNVPVKDAVFNVSRASLLVLALIQEDYQLLGQMMDDKLHQPYRVNLVPGMQAVFDAAKRSGALAVALSGAGPALVAFVTDKDKCKLVGQSMRQAFSQVGVNCDTRHLAASPTGAQIERKGEWVEC; encoded by the coding sequence ATGGTCAGAGTAAGAGTACCTGCTACGACGGCTAACATGGGTCCCGGCTTTGATACTATCGGTATGGCCCTAGAACTGTACAATTATTTGGAAATGGACGTCATACCATCGGGTCTGGAGTTTGATATTTCCGGTGAGGGCAGCGAATCTATCCCACGGGATGAGACCAATGTGGTATACCAGGCGGCTGTGAGGGTATTTGAAAAAAACGGTGATGAACCGACAGGATTAAAAATAAAGCAGGAAAATCAGATTCCCGCCTCACGGGGCATGGGTTCAAGCGCTGCAGCAATTGTGGCTGGAATGGTGGCAGCCAATGAACTGGCCGGCGGTAAATTGACCGAAGGCCAACTGCTGGAGCTGGCTGTTGCTATGGAAGGGCACCCGGACAATGTAGCTCCGGCTATGCTTGGCGGCGTAGTAGTGTCCGCGGTGCTGGATGAAAGATTATTCTATCGGAAGATAAAGCCGCCCCAACAGCTTAGCATGGTGCTGGCGGTGCCGGACTTTACCCTGTCCACCAGTATAGCCAGGGATGTGCTGCCCTTAAACGTACCGGTAAAAGATGCAGTATTTAATGTCAGCCGGGCCAGCTTACTGGTCTTGGCCCTTATTCAGGAGGATTACCAACTTCTGGGACAGATGATGGATGACAAACTTCATCAGCCATATCGGGTAAATCTGGTGCCCGGGATGCAGGCGGTATTTGATGCCGCTAAAAGAAGCGGTGCGCTGGCAGTGGCTTTAAGCGGTGCCGGCCCAGCGTTAGTGGCTTTTGTAACTGATAAAGACAAGTGTAAACTGGTAGGGCAGAGTATGCGGCAGGCTTTTTCTCAGGTCGGCGTAAACTGTGATACCCGCCATTTGGCGGCCAGCCCTACCGGTGCCCAAATAGAGAGAAAAGGAGAGTGGGTGGAATGCTAG
- a CDS encoding sulfurtransferase TusA family protein — protein MIKIPRQVLEEGKNYRTKVEELKKGQIEPERFKPYRVAMGIYEQRDNDTYMVRTRIPSGVTNLSQLKKISELAKEYSHGYIHFTTRQDIQFHKVSLDDTVNIVEGLLEAGIITKGTGGNTARNVGCSPLSGAAKDEVFDVTPYALATTEYTLNDPTVFNLPRKYKIAYSNTPEDTGNATIADLGFVAKIKNGKKGFEVYGAGGFGAGPIVSVKLYDFIPASEVLYHVQAMKELFENEGDRINKHKARIRFIRKRLGEAGFKAKYLETLQQVKNEKRLDVFFNNSNPSKPIGKPKKNSNPLVFAQRNEGLYAVYIHPKNGNLNVDNLEQIIDFAADLDYEPTVRLTNTQGFFVRDLTGEHAEELLQLIAPFTSPFDVDNSIACAGAATCKLGLGLSQNLLTAIRHRFANVDEEIKRQLPKIFISGCPNSCGQHHKGEIGLFGKAKRVEDGLIPMYSVLFGGAVGVEKAVLGTEYGAVPTKKIPDFLYRLADFKRETGISDFAEFVARETEGIKSLIHDYSGIESEAENPELYYDFGSEEKFSLKGRGPGECSAGVLDVIKLDISNAHTHLSEYGTTKESSKLYDASVSAARALLILQGVDTTKDRLIFKEFINHFVDTGYVTENIKDVINELLDYKLGDVDNLERHYEDVKYLVGKVNQMFESLNPKLEITLSKESVNEYGEVGHHQDKDLSVNIIDLTGVKCPINFVKAKIELEKINSQETLGFKLDHGEPIKNVPKSLEAEGHEIIKIDDNYDGCNLLVVRKV, from the coding sequence GTGATTAAAATACCCCGGCAAGTCTTGGAAGAAGGAAAGAATTATCGAACCAAAGTGGAAGAATTGAAAAAGGGTCAGATCGAACCGGAAAGGTTCAAACCTTACCGCGTCGCCATGGGTATTTATGAACAAAGGGATAACGATACTTATATGGTCAGAACCAGAATTCCATCCGGTGTTACTAATCTCAGTCAATTGAAAAAAATAAGTGAATTAGCGAAAGAATATTCTCACGGATATATTCACTTTACCACCAGGCAGGATATACAATTTCATAAGGTCTCGTTGGACGATACTGTGAACATAGTGGAAGGACTTTTGGAGGCAGGTATTATTACCAAGGGTACAGGTGGGAATACGGCGAGAAATGTAGGTTGTTCTCCCCTGTCAGGAGCTGCTAAAGATGAGGTCTTTGATGTTACTCCGTATGCATTAGCAACCACTGAGTACACCCTTAATGACCCGACAGTCTTTAACCTTCCCCGAAAGTATAAAATAGCCTATTCGAATACGCCGGAAGATACGGGTAATGCGACCATCGCTGATCTGGGCTTTGTTGCCAAAATTAAGAATGGTAAGAAAGGTTTTGAGGTCTACGGCGCAGGCGGATTTGGTGCAGGTCCTATCGTCTCAGTAAAACTTTACGATTTCATACCTGCTTCGGAAGTACTGTATCATGTTCAGGCCATGAAAGAACTGTTTGAAAATGAAGGAGATAGAATTAATAAACATAAAGCTCGCATCAGATTTATTCGAAAGAGATTAGGGGAGGCAGGGTTCAAAGCAAAATATCTCGAGACTTTACAACAGGTGAAAAATGAAAAGAGATTGGATGTTTTTTTTAATAACTCTAATCCCAGTAAACCAATAGGCAAACCAAAGAAAAACTCCAATCCTTTAGTATTTGCACAAAGAAATGAAGGACTTTATGCTGTCTACATTCATCCCAAAAACGGTAACCTCAATGTAGATAATCTTGAACAAATTATTGATTTTGCAGCGGATCTGGACTACGAACCTACGGTGAGATTGACCAACACCCAAGGCTTTTTTGTGAGAGATTTAACCGGGGAGCATGCTGAAGAACTGTTACAGTTAATAGCCCCATTCACTTCTCCTTTTGATGTTGATAACTCCATCGCATGTGCCGGTGCGGCAACTTGCAAGCTGGGCTTAGGGTTATCACAAAACCTGCTGACTGCTATCAGACATAGATTTGCAAATGTTGATGAAGAGATAAAAAGGCAGCTCCCGAAAATCTTTATTTCCGGATGCCCAAATTCTTGCGGGCAGCACCATAAAGGCGAGATAGGACTGTTCGGAAAGGCTAAAAGAGTAGAAGACGGATTGATTCCAATGTACTCGGTATTATTTGGTGGTGCTGTTGGTGTCGAAAAGGCGGTCTTGGGTACGGAATACGGTGCTGTCCCCACTAAAAAGATACCTGATTTCTTATACCGATTGGCAGATTTTAAGCGTGAAACCGGAATTTCTGACTTCGCTGAATTTGTAGCAAGGGAAACTGAAGGTATCAAAAGCCTTATTCATGATTATTCCGGGATAGAATCGGAAGCAGAAAACCCTGAGCTTTATTATGATTTTGGTTCAGAGGAAAAATTCTCACTGAAAGGCAGAGGGCCGGGTGAATGCAGTGCAGGGGTGCTGGACGTCATCAAACTAGACATTTCTAATGCACACACACACCTTAGTGAGTACGGGACAACAAAAGAATCTTCAAAGCTTTATGACGCCAGTGTATCAGCAGCCAGAGCATTATTGATTTTGCAGGGTGTGGATACGACAAAAGATAGATTGATATTCAAAGAATTTATTAACCACTTCGTCGATACGGGTTATGTAACAGAAAATATCAAAGACGTAATTAACGAACTCCTGGATTACAAGCTTGGCGATGTGGATAATCTGGAAAGACATTATGAAGATGTGAAGTATCTGGTTGGTAAGGTCAATCAAATGTTTGAATCTCTTAATCCGAAACTTGAAATAACTTTATCAAAAGAGAGTGTTAACGAATATGGTGAAGTGGGTCATCATCAAGATAAGGATTTATCGGTAAACATAATTGACCTGACAGGCGTTAAGTGCCCGATTAATTTCGTTAAGGCCAAAATCGAATTAGAAAAAATTAATTCTCAGGAAACCCTTGGCTTCAAACTGGATCATGGCGAGCCCATCAAGAATGTTCCCAAGAGTCTAGAAGCGGAAGGACATGAGATTATTAAAATTGATGACAACTATGATGGGTGTAATCTTCTTGTTGTCAGGAAAGTGTAG
- the thiS gene encoding sulfur carrier protein ThiS translates to MNVKINGDDKQLEKEASILELLEIEQVKMPDMVSVELNGDIVDREKFETTIIKENDRVEFLYFMGGGAIGL, encoded by the coding sequence ATGAACGTTAAAATTAATGGTGACGACAAGCAGTTGGAAAAAGAAGCGAGCATATTGGAACTTCTAGAGATTGAGCAGGTAAAAATGCCTGACATGGTTTCTGTTGAGTTAAACGGTGATATTGTTGACAGGGAGAAATTTGAAACTACGATTATCAAGGAAAATGATCGGGTAGAGTTTCTGTACTTTATGGGGGGCGGAGCTATTGGACTTTAA
- the cysK gene encoding cysteine synthase A, with translation MLYDNILETIGNTPTVRLGHMAEDAAAEVYLKLEMFNPGGSVKDRIACSMVEAAEKNGLIKPGDTMVEPTSGNTGIGLAMTAATKGYKLVLTMPESMSLERRKLLQAYGAEIILTPAPLGMNGAIEKAVELVEQKGYLMLQQFENPANPEAHRETTAQEILKDFGLDLHAFVAGVGTGGTISGVGEILKETISGIKIIAVEPEASAVLSGQEAGPHMIQGIGAGFIPKTLNVDIYDEVIKVSSKAALETARELARKEGILAGISAGANLYAALQVAERLGKGKKVLTIIPDTGERYFSTTLFGD, from the coding sequence ATGCTTTATGATAATATTCTTGAAACCATCGGTAATACGCCCACGGTAAGGCTTGGTCATATGGCAGAGGACGCCGCTGCTGAGGTATATTTAAAGCTAGAAATGTTTAACCCCGGCGGTTCCGTTAAAGACAGAATTGCCTGTAGCATGGTTGAGGCTGCGGAAAAAAACGGGCTGATTAAACCGGGCGATACTATGGTAGAGCCCACAAGCGGCAATACGGGCATAGGCCTTGCCATGACCGCAGCGACCAAAGGATACAAATTGGTTCTTACCATGCCGGAATCAATGTCATTGGAAAGAAGAAAACTGCTTCAGGCTTATGGCGCAGAAATTATCCTGACCCCAGCTCCTTTAGGGATGAACGGGGCAATTGAAAAGGCAGTGGAGCTTGTAGAGCAAAAAGGTTATCTGATGCTGCAGCAGTTTGAGAATCCTGCCAATCCTGAGGCGCATCGTGAAACCACTGCCCAGGAGATATTAAAAGACTTTGGTTTGGATCTTCATGCTTTTGTGGCAGGGGTAGGCACCGGTGGAACCATATCCGGTGTAGGAGAGATTTTAAAAGAAACCATTTCCGGCATAAAAATTATTGCCGTTGAGCCTGAAGCCTCAGCGGTACTATCCGGGCAGGAAGCAGGCCCTCATATGATTCAAGGGATAGGGGCCGGTTTCATACCCAAAACGCTAAATGTAGATATTTACGATGAAGTAATTAAAGTCAGCAGTAAAGCAGCTCTTGAAACAGCCAGAGAACTTGCCCGTAAAGAAGGTATTCTTGCCGGTATCTCTGCAGGTGCAAATTTATATGCTGCCCTGCAGGTGGCAGAAAGATTGGGTAAAGGGAAAAAAGTATTGACGATAATTCCGGATACCGGAGAAAGATATTTTTCTACTACGCTGTTTGGAGATTGA
- a CDS encoding homoserine dehydrogenase, with protein sequence MVTNSQAPIKVGMLGMGTVGRGVYKILTGNADLITARAGRPVQIEKIVVRDTTKSRGVTVPDGVLTADAAAVLENPDIDIVVELMGGNEPAKEYILKALKAGKQVVTANKDLIAGYGKELFDAEKEHDTDLMFEASVAGGIPIIRPLKMCLAGNKVTDVMGIINGTTNYILTKMTRFGSDFNDVLKEAQALGYAESDPTADVEGHDAARKIAILASIAFNTRVTSRDVYVEGITRIDATDIKYATELGYIVKLLGIAKERDGEVEVRVHPVFIPGSHPLAAVSDANNAIFVAGDAVGETMFYGPGAGEMPTASAVVGDIMEVARNITGGVNGRISCTCFEEKPIKPIGLVESKYYLRLMVKDRPGVLASIASVLGNHNVSIDTVLQKRSDGDIAEVVLIIHRVEEQNLRDALTIMEGMSITKRVANVIRVEGEDA encoded by the coding sequence ATGGTAACTAATTCGCAAGCACCGATTAAGGTTGGTATGCTGGGCATGGGCACTGTGGGAAGAGGCGTTTATAAGATTCTGACAGGTAATGCCGATTTAATTACCGCCAGGGCCGGGAGACCAGTACAGATAGAAAAAATAGTAGTTCGGGATACAACTAAAAGTCGAGGCGTAACTGTACCTGACGGTGTGCTCACTGCTGACGCAGCAGCTGTATTAGAAAACCCTGATATCGATATTGTGGTGGAGTTGATGGGTGGTAATGAGCCGGCCAAAGAGTACATTCTTAAAGCCCTTAAAGCTGGTAAACAGGTGGTAACTGCCAACAAGGACTTGATTGCCGGGTACGGCAAGGAACTTTTTGATGCAGAAAAGGAACACGACACCGATTTGATGTTTGAGGCCAGCGTAGCAGGAGGCATTCCCATTATTCGCCCCCTAAAAATGTGCCTGGCAGGTAATAAGGTAACTGATGTAATGGGGATTATCAATGGAACCACTAACTATATACTTACTAAAATGACCCGCTTTGGCAGCGATTTTAATGATGTGCTCAAAGAGGCCCAAGCGCTGGGATATGCCGAGTCAGATCCAACCGCCGATGTGGAAGGTCATGATGCAGCGAGGAAGATTGCCATTTTGGCATCCATCGCCTTTAACACCCGGGTGACATCTAGAGATGTCTATGTAGAGGGTATTACCCGTATTGATGCCACTGATATTAAGTACGCTACCGAATTGGGTTATATCGTAAAATTGCTGGGTATAGCCAAAGAACGGGACGGCGAAGTGGAAGTGCGGGTTCATCCCGTATTTATTCCCGGCAGTCATCCATTAGCAGCAGTGAGCGATGCTAACAACGCCATTTTCGTAGCCGGAGATGCCGTGGGCGAGACTATGTTTTATGGTCCCGGTGCCGGTGAAATGCCGACGGCAAGCGCCGTGGTTGGTGATATAATGGAAGTAGCGCGTAACATTACCGGTGGGGTCAACGGTCGTATCAGCTGCACCTGCTTTGAAGAGAAGCCCATCAAGCCCATCGGTCTGGTGGAATCTAAATACTATCTGCGTTTGATGGTTAAAGACCGCCCAGGCGTATTAGCGAGCATTGCCAGCGTTTTGGGTAACCATAATGTCAGCATTGATACAGTGCTGCAGAAGCGTTCAGATGGTGATATCGCCGAAGTGGTACTGATTATTCATCGGGTGGAAGAACAAAACCTGCGTGATGCCCTTACCATTATGGAGGGTATGTCAATAACTAAAAGAGTAGCAAATGTAATTCGAGTTGAGGGAGAGGATGCGTAA
- a CDS encoding ACT domain-containing protein has product MNSDGQRFFIVNAAILPEAIVKTAKAKEVLARGDAGTIHEAVGKVGLSRSAFYKYKDGIFPFHNAAKEQIVTISMILEHKSGVLSRILNTVANVQGNVLTINQNLPLQGVANVSISIQTVDMLMSVEELLSKIKEINGVKKVEVVGQT; this is encoded by the coding sequence ATGAATTCGGACGGACAGCGTTTTTTTATTGTCAATGCGGCCATACTGCCTGAGGCTATTGTCAAGACTGCTAAGGCAAAAGAAGTGCTGGCCCGGGGCGATGCCGGTACCATTCATGAAGCCGTGGGCAAAGTTGGGCTTAGCCGCAGCGCTTTCTATAAGTATAAAGATGGGATTTTTCCTTTTCATAATGCTGCTAAGGAACAGATTGTCACCATTTCTATGATATTAGAGCATAAATCGGGAGTGCTATCCCGTATTTTGAACACCGTGGCAAATGTCCAGGGGAATGTCCTCACCATTAACCAGAATTTACCGCTGCAAGGGGTGGCCAATGTCTCAATCTCCATCCAAACGGTGGATATGTTGATGAGCGTAGAGGAACTTCTAAGTAAAATAAAAGAAATAAATGGTGTCAAGAAAGTGGAAGTAGTGGGGCAAACTTAA
- a CDS encoding aspartate kinase, with translation MLVVQKFGGSSVADPERIKRVAKRVVETKRAGNSVVVVVSAMGDTTDELIGLARQLSDTPSEREMDMLLSTGEQVSIALLAMAIENLGEAAVSLTGAQAGVSTNEVYAKAKITGINSERLDKELAAGKIVVVAGFQGRCANDDTTTLGRGGSDTTAVALAAAIKADVCEIFTDVDGVYTTDPRVVPRAQKLPSISYDEMLELASLGALVLHPRAVEFAKIYNVKLHVRSSFNHNTGTIVEEVASMEKEMVVSGVAYDLNVAKIAFFDVPDKPGIAMKLFSALAAENINVDMIIQSTMRNDVNDISFTIAKDELNKALQISDRIKQEIGTPDYDYDDSVAKISIVGAGMITNPGVAACMFEALANAGINIQMISTSEIKVSCIIDADSVKKAVKVLHTKFDLDVEEENSAAS, from the coding sequence ATGCTAGTAGTACAAAAATTCGGCGGCAGCTCAGTAGCGGACCCCGAACGTATCAAGCGCGTGGCCAAAAGAGTGGTGGAAACCAAACGGGCAGGTAATAGCGTGGTGGTAGTAGTATCAGCTATGGGTGATACCACAGACGAATTAATCGGCTTAGCACGCCAGCTGTCAGATACTCCGTCCGAAAGAGAGATGGATATGCTGTTATCTACCGGAGAGCAGGTTTCAATTGCTCTTTTGGCCATGGCCATAGAGAACTTGGGGGAAGCGGCGGTATCGCTGACAGGCGCCCAGGCAGGCGTTAGCACCAATGAGGTTTATGCTAAGGCAAAGATTACCGGGATAAACTCTGAACGGTTGGATAAAGAGTTGGCTGCAGGTAAGATCGTGGTGGTAGCCGGATTTCAAGGTCGATGCGCTAATGACGACACCACCACTTTGGGGCGGGGCGGCTCAGATACCACAGCTGTCGCTCTAGCCGCTGCAATAAAGGCGGATGTCTGCGAAATTTTTACCGATGTTGACGGTGTTTATACCACCGACCCTCGAGTAGTGCCTCGGGCCCAAAAACTGCCCAGTATTTCTTATGATGAGATGCTTGAGCTGGCTAGTCTCGGCGCTTTGGTACTCCATCCCCGGGCAGTGGAATTTGCCAAGATATATAACGTCAAGCTGCATGTTCGTTCAAGTTTTAACCATAATACAGGTACAATAGTTGAGGAGGTGGCCTCCATGGAAAAAGAAATGGTGGTTAGTGGTGTAGCCTATGATTTAAATGTTGCTAAGATTGCTTTTTTCGATGTTCCAGACAAACCGGGTATCGCCATGAAATTATTCAGCGCTCTGGCCGCAGAAAATATCAATGTTGACATGATCATTCAAAGTACCATGCGAAATGATGTCAATGATATCAGTTTTACCATTGCCAAGGACGAACTGAATAAGGCCTTGCAGATATCAGACAGAATAAAGCAGGAAATCGGTACACCCGATTACGATTACGATGATAGTGTGGCCAAAATTTCTATCGTTGGCGCAGGTATGATCACCAATCCCGGTGTTGCTGCCTGTATGTTTGAGGCCCTGGCAAATGCCGGTATCAATATTCAGATGATCAGTACTTCAGAAATCAAGGTATCGTGCATTATTGATGCCGACAGTGTCAAAAAGGCAGTAAAAGTCCTTCATACTAAGTTTGACCTGGATGTTGAGGAAGAAAACTCAGCGGCGTCCTGA
- the thrC gene encoding threonine synthase, with the protein MNWPGILEKYQEFLPITDKTPLVSLKEGNTPLIKGQNLSEELGINIYFKYEGLNPTGSFKDRGMVMAVAKAVEEGSTAIMCASTGNTSAAAAAYAARCGLTCSVVIPEGNIALGKLAQALIYGAKVIAIKGNFDDALNIVRSITEKNPITLVNSLNPYRIEGQTSSAYEICDVLGDAPDYLAIPVGNAGNITAYWRGFKRYQDAGRSKNLPQMIGFQAEGASPIVQDKIVENPETIATAIRIGNPASWEKAVQAADESKGFIKAVTDEEILAAQRLLASREGVFAEPASAASLAGVLKQHQEGFFEKGSTVVCVLTGNGLKDPNTAIKQVSEPYSVPADEDAVLSIVNGK; encoded by the coding sequence ATGAACTGGCCGGGAATTTTAGAAAAATACCAAGAATTTTTACCGATCACCGACAAGACCCCCCTCGTTTCCCTAAAAGAGGGTAATACTCCGTTGATAAAGGGTCAAAACCTTTCCGAAGAACTGGGTATCAATATCTACTTTAAATATGAAGGTTTAAATCCTACCGGCTCCTTTAAGGACCGGGGGATGGTTATGGCTGTGGCGAAGGCGGTGGAAGAAGGTTCAACTGCCATCATGTGTGCCTCAACCGGGAACACCTCCGCTGCCGCTGCCGCGTATGCGGCCCGCTGCGGCCTTACCTGCAGTGTAGTTATTCCCGAAGGTAACATCGCCCTAGGTAAGCTGGCCCAAGCCTTAATTTACGGCGCCAAGGTTATTGCCATCAAAGGAAACTTTGATGATGCTTTAAACATAGTGCGCAGCATTACCGAAAAGAATCCCATCACCTTGGTGAATTCATTAAATCCGTACCGCATCGAAGGCCAGACCAGTTCCGCCTACGAAATCTGCGATGTGCTGGGTGATGCGCCGGACTATTTGGCTATCCCTGTGGGTAATGCCGGTAATATCACCGCCTATTGGCGCGGTTTCAAACGTTATCAGGATGCAGGACGGTCCAAGAATTTACCGCAAATGATCGGGTTTCAGGCGGAGGGGGCATCCCCCATTGTGCAGGACAAAATAGTGGAAAACCCGGAAACTATAGCCACTGCTATCCGTATCGGTAATCCTGCCAGCTGGGAAAAAGCGGTGCAGGCAGCAGATGAGTCTAAGGGCTTTATCAAAGCAGTCACTGATGAGGAAATCTTGGCTGCCCAGCGCCTATTGGCATCCAGGGAAGGCGTTTTTGCCGAGCCGGCTTCAGCGGCGTCTTTGGCCGGTGTTTTGAAACAGCATCAAGAAGGTTTTTTTGAAAAAGGAAGTACGGTGGTATGTGTCCTTACCGGTAACGGTCTGAAGGATCCTAATACAGCAATTAAACAAGTGTCGGAACCCTACTCAGTGCCTGCCGATGAAGATGCGGTGCTGTCAATTGTCAACGGCAAGTAA
- a CDS encoding HesA/MoeB/ThiF family protein, whose amino-acid sequence MDFNEQQIERYSRHIILSEVGVQGQQRLLDAKVLVIGTGGLGAPAAMFLAAAGIGTIGLVDGDEVDLSNLQRQIIHQTKDVGKLKVISGKETLNEMNPDVNVVTYNTFVDSSNILDIIKDQDYDFVIDGTDNFAAKFLINDACVIAKKPFSHAGIIRFNGQLTTYIPDDGTPCYRCMFKEPPPEGVVPTCREAGVLGVMGGVIGTLQATEAIKYLLDLGNNLAGYLLTYDAVKMQFRKIKVNYKSDCAVCGQEPTIKNLIDYQGPVCDL is encoded by the coding sequence TTGGACTTTAATGAACAGCAGATAGAAAGATATTCAAGACATATCATCTTGTCAGAAGTTGGCGTTCAAGGGCAGCAGCGTCTGCTCGATGCAAAAGTTCTTGTAATAGGAACTGGAGGACTTGGTGCGCCGGCGGCCATGTTTTTGGCTGCAGCTGGTATTGGTACCATTGGATTAGTAGATGGCGATGAAGTAGATTTATCAAACTTGCAGAGACAAATCATCCACCAAACTAAAGATGTGGGTAAGTTAAAGGTTATATCAGGTAAGGAAACGCTGAATGAAATGAACCCGGATGTGAACGTGGTCACCTACAATACCTTTGTAGACTCCTCAAATATTTTAGATATTATCAAAGACCAGGATTATGATTTTGTAATTGACGGTACTGATAATTTCGCAGCAAAATTTTTAATCAACGATGCATGTGTGATTGCAAAAAAGCCATTTTCCCATGCAGGCATTATCAGATTTAACGGACAGCTGACCACATATATTCCTGATGATGGCACACCTTGTTATAGGTGCATGTTTAAGGAACCGCCGCCGGAAGGAGTTGTACCTACCTGCCGTGAAGCCGGAGTGCTTGGCGTTATGGGCGGTGTTATCGGTACGCTTCAGGCTACGGAAGCTATCAAGTATCTGTTGGACCTTGGTAATAACTTAGCCGGATACCTGCTGACTTATGATGCTGTCAAAATGCAGTTTAGGAAAATTAAGGTTAATTATAAATCAGATTGTGCTGTCTGCGGCCAAGAGCCCACCATAAAAAATCTAATTGACTACCAGGGTCCCGTTTGTGATTTATAG